The Nitrospinota bacterium nucleotide sequence GGGGGAGGCGCCGTCCCTCCCTGCATTCCGGGCAGGCCGCCCGCCTGGGTCATCTGGTTCATCATGGCAAACCCCATCCCCACACCGGCCCCCGCCGCCGCAAGACCCCCGGGATTTTTCGCCGCGTCGGGTATGGAGCTTGCCGTCTGGTATTGGGTGAAGGTTTTCATGTCCCCCACGGCGCGCATGGCGCCCGCCTTGTCTATGGCCGCCTCCACTTCCTCGGGCAGCCCGATGTCCTGCACCTGCACTTCCGTCACCTCCAGCCCGAATCCCTCGAAGCCGGGGGCGATTTTATCTTTCAGTATCCCGCCGAGGGTCACCACCTTGCTTTCAAGGTCGAGCACCGGCACTCCCATCTCCGGCATCACTTCCTTTATCCGAAGCCCGATCTTGCCGCGCAGGTTGTCCTCTATCGCCTCGGTGGTGAAATTGCCGTCCGTCCCCACTATCTCCCGGATGAATATGGCGGGGTTCTTCACCTTTATCGAATATATCCCGAAGGCGGTGACGCGCACCGCGCCAAATTCCCTGTCCCTCATGGTGCACGGGCCCGGCGTCCCCCACTTAAGGGAGGTGAACTGCCGCGTGGAGCAGAAATAGACCTCCGCCTTGAACGGGCTGTGGAAACCGTATTTCCACCCCTTGAGGGTGGATAGGATCGGCAGGTTTTCCGTGGCCAGTGTGTACATCCCCGGATAGAACACGTC carries:
- a CDS encoding SPFH domain-containing protein, which gives rise to MALFDKIRGEFIDIVEWIDDTGNTLVHRFERLDNEIKYNAKLVVREGQAAVFIDQGKIADVFYPGMYTLATENLPILSTLKGWKYGFHSPFKAEVYFCSTRQFTSLKWGTPGPCTMRDREFGAVRVTAFGIYSIKVKNPAIFIREIVGTDGNFTTEAIEDNLRGKIGLRIKEVMPEMGVPVLDLESKVVTLGGILKDKIAPGFEGFGLEVTEVQVQDIGLPEEVEAAIDKAGAMRAVGDMKTFTQYQTASSIPDAAKNPGGLAAAGAGVGMGFAMMNQMTQAGGLPGMQGGTAPPPLPGAAAAFYLGLGGKQAGPFDMAALAEYVKAGQLNAETLVWKQGMANWAPAGQVAELMGLLAQTPPPLPGS